The following coding sequences are from one Sphingomonadaceae bacterium OTU29LAMAA1 window:
- a CDS encoding HlyD family secretion protein yields MTDTRSPVDPTPATEEAQAAAPVTPPSAPAGSGWRPQPPSRTALFVIVALAIGGVLAVLAAWRLPPFANAYQSTDNAYVRGRTTVIAPQVSGYVTQVYVRDFADVTAGQPLVQIDDRIYRQRVDQATAQVDAQQATLANAQQSERSRTASLAAQTAAVANAEAQLMRAQADMNRVNDLVTDGSVSQRERDQTLAALRQAQAAVQQANAARQIAQQDIRTVQVGRGGQRAGVSGAEAARRLAQIDLANTVIRAPESGRLSEVGVRVGQYVTAGSQLMFLVPPETWVIANFKEAQTARMTVGQPASFTVDGLANATLRGRIERISPAAGSEFAVLKADNATGNFTKVPQRIAVRIRIDPGQALIQRLRPGMSVQARVDTSDGPVVQ; encoded by the coding sequence ATGACCGACACCCGCAGCCCCGTCGATCCGACGCCCGCCACCGAAGAAGCGCAAGCCGCCGCGCCCGTCACCCCGCCCAGCGCCCCCGCGGGTTCCGGCTGGCGACCGCAGCCGCCCAGCCGCACCGCGCTGTTCGTCATCGTCGCGCTGGCGATCGGCGGCGTGCTCGCGGTGCTCGCGGCGTGGCGTCTGCCGCCCTTCGCCAACGCCTATCAATCGACCGACAACGCCTATGTCCGCGGCCGTACCACGGTGATCGCGCCGCAGGTGTCCGGCTACGTCACGCAGGTCTACGTCCGCGATTTCGCCGACGTGACGGCAGGCCAGCCGCTCGTCCAGATCGACGACCGCATCTACCGCCAGCGCGTCGATCAGGCGACCGCGCAGGTCGACGCGCAGCAGGCGACGCTCGCCAACGCGCAGCAATCCGAACGCAGCCGCACCGCCAGCCTCGCCGCGCAGACCGCCGCCGTCGCCAACGCCGAGGCGCAGCTGATGCGCGCGCAGGCCGACATGAACCGCGTCAACGACCTCGTCACCGACGGCTCGGTCAGCCAGCGCGAGCGCGACCAGACGCTCGCCGCGCTCCGTCAGGCGCAGGCCGCGGTGCAGCAGGCGAACGCCGCCCGCCAGATCGCGCAACAGGATATCCGCACCGTACAGGTCGGCCGTGGCGGTCAGCGTGCCGGCGTCTCTGGTGCCGAAGCCGCGCGCCGCCTCGCTCAGATCGACCTCGCCAACACCGTCATCCGCGCACCCGAAAGCGGCCGCCTCAGCGAAGTCGGCGTCCGCGTCGGCCAGTACGTCACCGCCGGCTCGCAATTGATGTTCCTCGTTCCCCCCGAAACCTGGGTCATCGCCAATTTCAAGGAAGCCCAGACCGCGCGCATGACGGTCGGCCAACCCGCCAGCTTCACCGTCGATGGCCTCGCCAACGCGACGCTCCGCGGCCGCATCGAGCGCATCTCACCCGCCGCCGGATCGGAGTTCGCGGTACTGAAGGCCGACAACGCCACCGGCAACTTCACCAAGGTCCCGCAGCGCATAGCGGTCCGCATCCGCATCGACCCCGGCCAGGCCCTGATCCAGCGCCTCCGCCCCGGCATGTCTGTGCAGGCGAGGGTGGACACCAGCGACGGCCCGGTGGTGCAGTGA